A window from Candidatus Krumholzibacteriota bacterium encodes these proteins:
- a CDS encoding V-type ATPase subunit, which translates to MAVDYTYIIARLNAIEASMPEEGWFDRLAGTEKGSLMGSLREYYSGFEKAESIDQFEMVLEEEKLEVLDLVSNLISDRDVLVFLRGGYDFDNLLYLWKLNHLISPNESMERETPVPFGLVSPEVLAEAIDSEEATNLPSYLKEIFGKLLGIKDDNQILTAQSLCESAKWNCRFDAAPSSYARFITKCGIDLENIKSLIRLKRTGLRKDLQDHTWIGGGRIDTFTMKRLFKEPEDELYTYLNTSHYSWLTGNGLDSETALWKIDPLISGQLLYIMNDSRYRYFDIGPVIYHLEIRERNETLLRSVITGKVNRLPGDLLSETVESIIV; encoded by the coding sequence TTGGCAGTTGATTACACATATATTATCGCCAGGCTTAACGCCATTGAAGCATCGATGCCCGAGGAGGGATGGTTTGACCGTCTGGCCGGGACTGAAAAAGGATCTCTGATGGGCTCGTTAAGGGAATACTATAGCGGTTTTGAGAAAGCTGAATCAATTGATCAGTTTGAAATGGTTCTCGAGGAGGAAAAACTCGAGGTCCTCGACCTTGTCTCAAATCTTATTTCAGACCGGGATGTTCTGGTTTTCCTGCGTGGAGGATATGATTTTGACAATCTGCTTTATCTCTGGAAGTTAAATCATCTGATCAGCCCGAATGAAAGCATGGAAAGGGAAACTCCCGTTCCCTTCGGTCTCGTTTCACCTGAGGTGTTAGCTGAAGCTATAGATTCCGAGGAAGCGACGAATCTCCCTTCTTACCTGAAGGAAATCTTCGGGAAACTTCTCGGAATTAAGGATGATAATCAGATTCTCACGGCTCAATCCCTCTGCGAATCGGCTAAATGGAATTGCCGGTTTGACGCGGCGCCGTCATCTTACGCCCGTTTTATCACAAAGTGCGGAATAGACCTCGAGAACATAAAGAGTCTTATCAGGCTTAAAAGGACCGGTTTGAGGAAGGACCTTCAGGACCATACCTGGATAGGGGGAGGGCGTATAGACACTTTCACTATGAAGAGACTTTTCAAAGAACCTGAGGATGAATTGTACACCTATCTGAATACGTCGCACTACAGCTGGCTGACAGGAAACGGGCTGGACAGCGAAACAGCCCTATGGAAAATCGATCCCCTGATATCCGGGCAATTGTTATATATAATGAATGACAGCCGCTACCGCTATTTTGATATCGGTCCGGTAATCTATCATCTTGAGATCAGAGAGAGAAACGAAACACTTTTGCGTTCTGTCATCACGGGCAAAGTAAATCGACTGCCCGGTGACCTTCTCTCAGAAACAGTGGAGAGTATAATTGTCTAG
- a CDS encoding ABC transporter ATP-binding protein, with the protein MIILRAEGIKKYFTSSGSGFFSRSGSPVKAVDGVDISIEEGESLGLVGESGCGKSTLARVLMRLIEPTAGKIFLGGIDFLALKGKELRKTRRRIQMVFQDPYSSLNPRMTIGSTIAEGIKIHKIVERRKVRTRVHSLLDKVGLPPAAESRYPHEFSGGQRQRVGIARALAVEPDIIIADEPVAALDLSVQAQIINLIRDLKEDMGLTYLFVAHDLGVIKHVSDNVAVMYLGKIVELSSRDALFSDPLHPYTRGLLASIPKLEFKGEKLKAAIRGEVPSPINLPEGCSFYPRCPEAVKECRYKPPPFVTTPEGRSVRCWLYS; encoded by the coding sequence TTGATAATTCTAAGGGCGGAAGGGATTAAGAAATATTTCACGTCGTCCGGGAGCGGCTTCTTCTCCCGTTCCGGCTCGCCTGTTAAGGCCGTGGATGGAGTTGACATATCGATCGAGGAGGGTGAAAGTTTAGGCCTTGTGGGTGAATCGGGGTGTGGAAAGAGCACTCTGGCAAGGGTTCTTATGAGATTGATCGAACCTACGGCGGGGAAAATATTTTTAGGCGGAATTGATTTTCTCGCCCTTAAGGGGAAAGAACTCAGAAAGACAAGACGCCGGATTCAGATGGTTTTCCAGGACCCGTATTCATCTCTTAATCCAAGAATGACTATAGGCAGTACAATAGCCGAAGGCATAAAGATACACAAAATAGTAGAAAGAAGGAAAGTGAGAACGAGGGTTCATTCACTTCTTGACAAGGTAGGTCTTCCTCCCGCCGCTGAATCCAGGTATCCGCATGAGTTTTCGGGAGGGCAGCGCCAGAGAGTCGGCATAGCGAGGGCTCTGGCTGTTGAGCCGGATATTATCATTGCCGACGAACCTGTCGCGGCTCTGGATCTTTCCGTGCAGGCCCAGATAATAAATCTTATTCGTGACCTCAAGGAGGATATGGGGTTGACGTATCTTTTTGTTGCTCACGACCTCGGTGTAATAAAGCATGTAAGCGATAATGTCGCTGTAATGTATCTGGGTAAAATCGTCGAATTATCAAGCAGGGATGCTCTCTTTTCCGATCCTCTGCATCCCTACACGCGGGGGCTTCTGGCTTCCATTCCGAAACTGGAATTCAAAGGGGAGAAGCTGAAAGCGGCAATAAGGGGTGAAGTCCCGAGTCCGATAAATCTCCCCGAGGGATGCTCCTTTTATCCGAGATGCCCCGAAGCCGTAAAAGAGTGCCGTTACAAACCTCCTCCTTTTGTCACCACACCTGAGGGACGGTCGGTAAGGTGCTGGCTTTACTCGTAG
- a CDS encoding V-type ATP synthase subunit I, with protein MAISRMLKIQLLAHNSIKEELKRYLREYGVVEVTDVSGIDKEDTAALEDEAAGILKKKEELANSISFLEGFKEKPSFFEKLSSGPLGVSYEEIAKLESEISVSGVWAECAEANKRIRELKEEFSKSKDMVDSLNGWRELDVPLESLRTGKYELQMWILPEKQAAPELDDLEEKFELSHFESCLKEGGKVYLAVILPLAGQDELTEALKELGGFRNIYEEVEGTPLQVIEFERSRWEGLENKIVEAENEAGKLAGILDRLYILSDYYGEKIGLTEIENRFYHTESTVLLEGWVRALDVKNLKNNLYSSFEDIELAFREPLDDEEPPIHLDNNALAGPSEFVTTLYGRPGYSEVDPTPLLAPFFVLFFAMCLSDAGYGLTLAAFSAVILLKFRPTGGFGKLMKLLFLGGIITAVVGLLSGGIFGIGSESFPPLIRQFILVNPLKDPMTVLNISFVMGIIHILFGMGVKMTAKIRQGMIADAVFDNLCWIIFLITLAPLGYSVILGGYVPDSIILWSKRGALAFVFIIFLTGGRKKKTFVKKVFGGLAGFYDVVGYFGDVLSYARLLALGLATSAIAIAVNDIAGMVTGLPFYAGYLAAGLILLGGHTFNIAVNSLGGFVHSARLQYLEFFSKFFTGGGKEFRPFRSQRSYSIIRKQDTD; from the coding sequence ATGGCAATAAGCAGGATGCTGAAAATCCAACTCCTCGCGCATAATTCCATAAAGGAAGAACTAAAGAGGTACCTGCGTGAATACGGCGTTGTGGAAGTTACCGATGTATCCGGAATCGATAAAGAGGACACGGCGGCGCTTGAAGATGAAGCGGCGGGGATTTTGAAAAAGAAAGAGGAACTCGCTAATTCTATCTCTTTCCTCGAGGGTTTTAAAGAAAAGCCCTCTTTCTTTGAGAAATTAAGCAGTGGTCCCCTGGGCGTTTCATATGAAGAGATCGCAAAGCTCGAAAGTGAAATTTCCGTGAGCGGCGTATGGGCTGAGTGCGCGGAAGCCAATAAACGGATTCGTGAATTGAAAGAGGAGTTTTCGAAGAGTAAAGATATGGTTGATTCTCTTAACGGATGGAGGGAACTCGACGTTCCCCTGGAATCTCTGAGAACCGGTAAATATGAACTTCAGATGTGGATTCTGCCTGAAAAACAGGCCGCCCCGGAACTTGATGATCTTGAAGAGAAATTTGAATTGTCTCATTTTGAGTCATGTCTGAAGGAAGGGGGGAAAGTTTATCTGGCCGTTATACTGCCTCTTGCCGGGCAGGATGAATTGACTGAAGCATTAAAAGAGCTCGGCGGTTTTCGTAATATTTATGAGGAAGTGGAGGGCACTCCGCTTCAAGTTATTGAATTTGAAAGATCCCGTTGGGAAGGGCTGGAGAATAAGATTGTTGAAGCAGAAAACGAGGCTGGAAAACTCGCCGGAATTCTTGATAGATTGTACATTCTTTCAGATTATTATGGCGAAAAAATCGGACTTACAGAGATTGAGAATAGATTTTATCACACCGAAAGCACGGTTTTACTAGAGGGTTGGGTAAGGGCTCTTGACGTAAAGAATCTAAAGAACAACCTCTACTCCAGCTTTGAAGATATTGAACTTGCCTTTAGAGAACCTCTTGATGATGAAGAACCGCCGATTCACCTGGACAACAACGCCCTCGCGGGACCGAGCGAATTCGTGACAACGCTCTACGGACGACCGGGTTACTCCGAAGTGGATCCAACTCCGCTGCTTGCCCCCTTCTTTGTGCTCTTCTTTGCCATGTGTCTGAGTGACGCCGGTTACGGACTTACTCTCGCGGCCTTTTCAGCTGTAATTTTATTGAAATTCAGACCGACGGGCGGATTCGGCAAGCTCATGAAACTTCTCTTCCTGGGAGGAATAATAACCGCGGTGGTAGGGTTACTCAGCGGCGGGATTTTCGGAATCGGTTCCGAATCGTTTCCTCCGCTTATCAGGCAGTTTATTCTTGTTAACCCCCTTAAAGATCCCATGACGGTGCTTAATATCTCTTTCGTGATGGGGATTATCCATATTCTCTTCGGGATGGGCGTTAAGATGACGGCTAAAATAAGACAGGGCATGATAGCGGACGCGGTCTTCGACAATCTGTGCTGGATTATCTTTCTGATTACACTTGCTCCTCTCGGATATTCAGTTATTCTCGGCGGTTATGTTCCGGATAGTATTATCTTATGGAGCAAAAGGGGAGCGCTCGCTTTTGTGTTTATAATCTTTCTAACAGGAGGCAGAAAGAAAAAGACATTTGTAAAGAAGGTTTTCGGCGGGCTGGCCGGTTTCTACGATGTTGTGGGATATTTCGGAGATGTTCTGTCCTACGCGCGGCTTCTGGCGCTGGGACTGGCTACAAGCGCTATCGCGATAGCTGTCAATGATATCGCGGGAATGGTCACAGGCCTTCCGTTCTATGCCGGTTATCTCGCGGCCGGATTGATTCTTCTCGGAGGGCATACCTTCAATATTGCCGTTAACAGTCTTGGAGGGTTTGTTCACTCCGCGAGACTTCAGTACCTTGAGTTCTTCTCGAAATTCTTCACGGGTGGGGGAAAAGAATTCCGGCCCTTCAGGAGCCAGCGGAGTTATTCGATAATCAGAAAACAGGATACGGATTAA
- a CDS encoding V-type ATP synthase subunit E family protein: MSIENIINTIDKEAESEAGRIITEAEEKADKIREEYSDRAKALSAKLKKESENKADEQYRRLIVNEQLELRKSLLSKKHEILEALYREAEKKIKEIPRKEYIEFMKELILKRTLSGSEEIIVSKEQRDLFDGDFIDSLNRAFPGGGNFTLSDSEADYSWGVVLKEDKRVIDLSIGVLFDQIAERVESQVAALLFPEGK; encoded by the coding sequence ATGTCTATTGAGAATATAATAAACACTATCGATAAAGAGGCCGAATCAGAGGCTGGAAGGATTATAACCGAAGCGGAGGAGAAAGCTGATAAGATCAGGGAAGAATATTCAGACAGGGCTAAAGCCCTGAGCGCGAAACTTAAGAAGGAATCTGAAAATAAAGCTGATGAACAGTATCGCCGTTTGATTGTCAATGAACAGCTCGAATTACGCAAGTCTCTGCTTTCTAAGAAACACGAAATCCTGGAGGCTTTATACAGAGAAGCGGAAAAGAAAATAAAGGAGATACCCCGGAAGGAATATATCGAGTTTATGAAAGAGTTAATTCTGAAGCGGACGTTATCGGGAAGTGAGGAAATTATTGTCTCTAAAGAACAGAGAGATCTATTTGACGGCGACTTTATAGATTCGCTCAATCGGGCTTTCCCCGGAGGGGGCAATTTCACTCTTTCCGATTCGGAAGCCGATTATTCATGGGGAGTCGTACTTAAAGAAGATAAAAGAGTCATCGATTTGTCGATAGGCGTTCTTTTTGATCAGATCGCAGAGCGGGTTGAATCACAGGTGGCGGCTTTACTCTTTCCGGAGGGTAAATAG
- a CDS encoding ABC transporter ATP-binding protein → MLLKIKNLETVFRADRGNVRAVDGISFDIETGQTIGLVGESGCGKSVTALSIMRLISDPPGKITGGSIELNGRDILSLPEKQMRKIRGNEISIVFQEPLSSLNPVFTCGEQVREAIVLHQRLGRKQSKARAVEMFRMVGIPDPEIRYKNYPHQMSGGMRQRVMIAMALSCQPKLLIADEPTTALDVSVQAQIIELLQDLREKFGMSLLLITHDLAVIAQMADKVVVMYAGKIVEKAPSEKLFSDPSHPYTQGLLASMPGYSAPGKTLPVIPGRVPDPAKLPPGCRFSDRCVKRIGRCFEEEPPLFSLDNSHFSRCWLHDKEES, encoded by the coding sequence ATGCTTCTAAAAATAAAAAATCTCGAAACAGTGTTCAGGGCGGACAGGGGAAATGTCCGGGCCGTTGACGGAATAAGCTTTGATATAGAGACCGGACAGACGATAGGTCTGGTTGGTGAATCAGGGTGTGGTAAGAGTGTGACCGCTCTTTCTATTATGCGGCTGATATCAGATCCGCCCGGAAAGATCACCGGAGGTTCAATTGAGCTGAATGGCAGGGATATTCTGAGCCTGCCCGAGAAGCAAATGAGAAAGATAAGAGGGAACGAGATATCTATTGTGTTTCAGGAACCCCTTTCAAGCCTCAACCCTGTCTTTACCTGCGGAGAACAGGTCCGCGAGGCGATAGTCCTTCATCAGCGTCTCGGCAGGAAGCAGTCAAAAGCCAGAGCGGTCGAGATGTTCAGGATGGTGGGGATTCCTGATCCGGAAATAAGGTACAAGAATTATCCGCATCAGATGAGCGGGGGTATGAGACAGAGGGTGATGATTGCCATGGCGCTCAGCTGTCAGCCTAAACTGCTCATAGCGGACGAGCCGACTACGGCTCTTGATGTTTCAGTGCAGGCACAGATAATCGAGCTTCTTCAGGATCTCCGTGAGAAGTTCGGCATGTCCCTTTTGCTGATAACACATGATCTGGCGGTAATAGCGCAAATGGCGGATAAAGTGGTTGTCATGTATGCCGGGAAAATAGTTGAGAAAGCGCCTTCAGAGAAACTCTTTTCGGATCCGTCTCATCCGTATACTCAGGGCCTTCTTGCCTCTATGCCGGGCTACAGCGCGCCGGGCAAGACCCTCCCCGTGATACCCGGCAGAGTGCCCGATCCCGCGAAACTGCCTCCGGGCTGCAGGTTCAGCGACCGGTGCGTGAAAAGAATCGGCCGGTGCTTCGAAGAAGAGCCCCCGCTGTTCAGCCTGGACAATTCTCATTTCTCACGCTGCTGGCTGCATGACAAGGAGGAAAGTTGA
- a CDS encoding V-type ATP synthase subunit A, translated as MGAGKIIKVAGPLIVAEGIGDASMFEVAKVSEDELIGEVIELHGDQAYIQVYEDTSGLGPGEKVVTTGQSLSIDLGPGLMRSIYDGIQRPLDTIYEKVGHYIKKGVNVPGLDREKKWEFKPVEGLKEGQELEAGDFLGEVQETKLMVHRIMVPPNIKKGKLKKVPEEGSYTVEDVIAEIETEDGPEEIRMLTRWPVRVPRPIKRKLVPGKPLVTGQRVIDTLFPLAHGGTATIPGPFGAGKTVVQHQLAKWSDADIIVYVGCGERGNEMTDVLQEFPELVDPASGQPLMERTVLIANTSNMPVAAREASVYTGITIAEYFRDMGYSVAVLADSTSRWAEAMREMSGRLEEMPGEEGYPAYLPSRIADFYERAGRALCLGSDDRKGALSVVGAVSPPGGDLSDPVVQATLKVVKVFWALEDQLAFERHFPAIGWLTSYSLYHDNLGDYFRDEIDEDWEKMRSAVMNLLQKESELKELVRLVGLDSLSGNDRMVLETTKSIREDFLHQSAFDPEDEYTKLDKQYRMLKAIMNLHKICEKAIERGESIDKLLELPVRQKIARMRHIKEDKFDEFDAIEKEMNSQVEEKKARTE; from the coding sequence ATGGGCGCTGGAAAGATAATAAAAGTAGCGGGACCCCTTATTGTAGCCGAGGGTATCGGGGACGCGAGTATGTTTGAAGTGGCAAAGGTCAGTGAGGATGAACTGATTGGTGAAGTAATAGAGCTTCACGGTGACCAGGCGTATATTCAGGTATATGAAGATACTTCGGGATTGGGGCCCGGAGAAAAGGTGGTTACTACCGGACAGTCTCTGAGCATTGACCTTGGTCCGGGTCTTATGCGGTCTATATATGACGGGATTCAGCGCCCCCTTGATACTATATATGAAAAAGTCGGACACTATATTAAAAAAGGCGTTAATGTTCCCGGACTGGACAGGGAAAAGAAATGGGAATTTAAACCTGTGGAAGGCTTGAAGGAGGGGCAGGAGCTGGAAGCCGGTGATTTCCTTGGAGAGGTTCAGGAGACAAAGCTTATGGTCCACAGGATCATGGTTCCCCCGAATATAAAGAAGGGAAAATTAAAGAAGGTTCCCGAAGAGGGTTCATATACTGTAGAAGATGTTATCGCGGAAATAGAAACTGAAGACGGGCCGGAAGAAATTCGAATGCTGACCAGATGGCCCGTACGCGTTCCGAGACCTATTAAAAGAAAGCTCGTTCCCGGTAAGCCGCTTGTTACCGGGCAGAGGGTCATAGACACCCTCTTCCCTCTGGCGCACGGGGGCACGGCTACTATTCCCGGCCCATTTGGTGCCGGAAAGACAGTGGTTCAGCATCAGCTGGCGAAATGGTCTGACGCCGATATTATCGTCTACGTGGGATGCGGAGAACGGGGAAACGAGATGACCGACGTGCTTCAGGAATTTCCAGAGCTTGTTGATCCGGCGAGCGGCCAGCCTCTTATGGAGCGTACAGTGCTGATTGCCAATACTTCGAATATGCCTGTAGCAGCGAGAGAAGCCTCTGTGTATACAGGTATAACTATCGCGGAGTATTTCAGGGATATGGGTTACTCCGTTGCGGTTTTAGCTGATTCAACCTCAAGATGGGCAGAAGCTATGCGGGAAATGTCGGGCCGGCTTGAAGAAATGCCCGGCGAAGAAGGATATCCCGCCTATCTCCCGTCGAGAATAGCTGATTTCTATGAAAGAGCCGGAAGGGCGCTTTGCCTTGGAAGCGACGACAGAAAGGGCGCGTTGAGTGTTGTGGGCGCGGTATCCCCTCCCGGAGGAGATCTTTCTGACCCCGTTGTTCAGGCGACTTTGAAAGTTGTGAAAGTCTTCTGGGCTCTTGAAGATCAGCTCGCCTTCGAAAGACATTTTCCGGCAATCGGCTGGTTGACGAGTTATTCTTTGTATCATGACAATCTGGGGGATTACTTCCGTGATGAGATAGATGAAGACTGGGAAAAAATGAGGTCGGCGGTAATGAACCTTCTTCAGAAAGAATCTGAACTGAAAGAGCTTGTTCGTCTTGTGGGGCTTGATTCCCTTTCGGGTAATGACCGTATGGTTCTTGAAACAACCAAGTCAATCAGGGAGGATTTTCTCCATCAGTCGGCTTTTGATCCCGAAGATGAATATACAAAGCTTGATAAGCAGTACAGAATGCTTAAAGCTATAATGAATCTGCATAAGATATGCGAGAAAGCGATTGAGAGGGGTGAGTCCATCGATAAACTTCTCGAGCTTCCGGTACGTCAGAAGATTGCCAGAATGAGGCATATAAAAGAAGATAAGTTTGACGAATTTGACGCGATTGAAAAGGAAATGAATTCACAGGTTGAGGAAAAAAAAGCGCGGACTGAATAA
- a CDS encoding V-type ATP synthase subunit B has translation MATEYTTIKEIVGPLILLDNVKQATYEELVEVELPDGQVRRGKVLEVNRDKVLVQLFEGTRGVDVEKTKVRFLGKGLELSVSPDILGRIFNGLGTPIDDGPKIIPQKKNNINGVPINPYARIYPEEFIQTGISAIDGLNTLVRGQKLPIFSGFGLPHSELAAQIARQATVTGSESSFAIVFAAMGITFEEANYFIRDFQETGAMERVVLFINLANDPTVERIATPRAALTAAEYLAFEKGMHVLVIMTDMTNYCEALREVSVARKEIPGRRGYPGYLYTDLATIYERAGLLKGEKEGEVLEGSITQIPVLSMPDDDKTHPIPDLTGYITEGQIILDRNLHHKGIYPPINVLPSLSRLRDKGIGEGRTREDHSELANQLFSSYAKSKEVEELAVVLGEAALTDTDKAFMAFGKSFEDKFVKQALDENRTIEETLGIGWELLKSIPKTEIKRIKDEFIEKYLAGDETDIEKSTDENSSD, from the coding sequence ATGGCAACTGAATATACTACAATAAAAGAAATAGTCGGGCCTCTTATCCTTCTCGATAATGTGAAGCAGGCCACGTATGAGGAACTTGTTGAAGTGGAATTGCCGGACGGCCAGGTCCGTCGCGGGAAGGTGCTCGAAGTTAACCGGGACAAGGTCCTCGTCCAGCTTTTTGAAGGTACACGGGGTGTTGATGTTGAAAAAACCAAAGTCAGGTTTCTGGGTAAGGGGCTGGAGCTTTCCGTGTCACCTGATATTCTCGGAAGAATATTCAATGGACTGGGAACGCCTATAGATGACGGTCCGAAAATCATACCGCAGAAAAAGAATAATATAAACGGAGTTCCCATTAACCCCTACGCCAGGATTTACCCGGAAGAGTTTATTCAGACGGGGATATCGGCGATAGACGGACTTAACACACTTGTCAGAGGTCAGAAACTCCCGATCTTTTCCGGCTTCGGACTGCCCCATTCAGAGCTGGCGGCTCAGATAGCGCGTCAAGCGACTGTCACGGGATCGGAAAGCTCTTTCGCTATAGTCTTCGCCGCTATGGGGATCACATTTGAAGAGGCGAACTATTTCATCCGGGATTTTCAGGAAACAGGCGCTATGGAGAGAGTGGTGCTGTTTATCAACCTTGCAAACGATCCGACAGTTGAAAGAATCGCGACACCCAGAGCCGCTCTGACAGCCGCGGAATATCTGGCCTTTGAAAAAGGGATGCACGTTCTGGTTATAATGACCGATATGACTAACTACTGTGAGGCCCTAAGGGAAGTGTCTGTTGCCAGGAAGGAGATACCCGGACGGAGGGGGTATCCCGGGTACCTGTACACGGATCTTGCTACTATATACGAACGCGCGGGTCTTCTGAAAGGTGAGAAAGAGGGAGAAGTGCTTGAAGGATCAATTACTCAGATACCGGTTCTTTCAATGCCCGATGATGATAAGACTCACCCTATTCCCGATCTAACCGGATATATCACAGAGGGACAGATAATACTGGACAGAAATCTGCACCATAAGGGCATATATCCTCCTATTAACGTTCTTCCAAGTCTTTCGAGGCTGAGAGACAAAGGGATAGGTGAGGGAAGGACGAGGGAGGATCATTCGGAGCTCGCCAATCAGCTGTTTTCCTCCTACGCGAAAAGCAAGGAAGTCGAGGAGCTCGCGGTTGTGCTCGGAGAAGCTGCTTTGACTGATACTGATAAGGCTTTCATGGCTTTTGGTAAGTCTTTCGAAGATAAGTTCGTCAAGCAGGCGTTAGACGAGAACCGTACAATTGAGGAAACCCTTGGTATAGGCTGGGAACTTCTCAAATCTATTCCGAAAACAGAAATCAAACGTATCAAGGACGAATTTATTGAAAAATACCTGGCGGGAGACGAAACAGACATTGAGAAAAGCACCGATGAGAACTCTTCCGATTGA
- a CDS encoding V-type ATP synthase subunit K has translation MFGFMLVVLGAALAAGLAGAGSALGTGVAGQAASGVTSEDPGKFGSLLVLQALPGTQGIYGLVALFMIINKLPGMDALGGISVGSGLAMLGAALPIAITGLISGLYQGKVCASACSLVAKRPEEVGKGMVFAVIVETYAVLGLLGTILLLQKISL, from the coding sequence ATGTTTGGATTCATGTTAGTTGTTTTAGGTGCCGCTCTGGCAGCCGGGCTCGCCGGCGCCGGGTCGGCTCTTGGAACGGGTGTTGCCGGCCAGGCCGCCAGCGGAGTGACGAGTGAAGACCCGGGTAAATTCGGCAGTCTGCTTGTTCTTCAGGCTCTGCCGGGAACGCAGGGTATATATGGATTGGTCGCGCTGTTTATGATAATAAACAAGCTTCCCGGGATGGACGCTCTGGGCGGAATCTCGGTAGGTTCCGGACTGGCTATGCTCGGAGCCGCTCTTCCTATAGCTATTACAGGTCTTATTTCCGGACTCTACCAGGGGAAGGTCTGCGCCTCCGCGTGCAGTCTGGTTGCCAAAAGACCGGAAGAGGTTGGTAAAGGGATGGTTTTTGCCGTTATAGTTGAAACATACGCCGTTCTTGGACTTCTCGGAACTATTCTGCTCCTTCAGAAGATCTCGTTGTAA
- a CDS encoding ABC transporter permease: protein MKRMKREKKSGKRYSSGIWTGGWSRFRKKPIAVAGAVIVLLLYLTALFAPVLTPYDPGEHGDIPGDRYLRPSAEHPLGTDKFGRDVMTRMFYGSQVSLSIGFFAVALSVLFGSFIGALSGYAGGVVDAVIMRIVDAFMAIPRLFLLLTCIALFSRSILLVIILLGATGWMSAARLVRGQILSIKKRDYITAAEALGMDGKRIIFKHLIPNTLTVIIVSATLRIGGIILTEAALSFLGLGVPPPTPSWGMMVFEGRSVMLDAWWISTFPGLAIVITVIGFNLLGDGLRDAFDPMHFT from the coding sequence ATGAAAAGAATGAAGCGGGAAAAGAAAAGCGGCAAGCGTTATTCAAGCGGGATCTGGACAGGGGGTTGGTCCAGATTCAGGAAGAAACCCATCGCGGTGGCTGGAGCGGTGATTGTCCTTCTTCTTTATTTGACGGCATTATTTGCTCCTGTTCTTACCCCCTATGATCCCGGCGAGCACGGAGATATACCAGGCGACAGATATTTAAGACCGAGCGCGGAGCACCCGCTGGGCACTGACAAGTTCGGCCGTGATGTTATGACAAGGATGTTTTACGGTTCACAAGTCTCACTTTCGATAGGTTTCTTCGCCGTGGCGCTTTCCGTGTTGTTCGGTTCGTTTATCGGCGCCCTCTCGGGTTACGCCGGCGGAGTAGTTGATGCTGTTATAATGCGGATTGTCGACGCTTTTATGGCTATACCCAGATTATTTCTGCTTCTTACATGTATAGCTCTTTTCTCCAGGTCTATACTGCTTGTGATTATCCTGCTGGGAGCGACTGGATGGATGTCAGCCGCCCGGCTTGTCCGCGGCCAGATACTCTCTATTAAAAAGAGGGATTATATCACAGCCGCCGAGGCTCTTGGTATGGACGGAAAGAGGATTATTTTCAAGCATCTCATACCTAATACTCTTACCGTGATAATCGTTTCGGCGACTTTGAGGATTGGAGGAATTATTCTCACAGAGGCCGCGTTGAGTTTTCTCGGGCTGGGCGTTCCTCCTCCAACACCAAGCTGGGGTATGATGGTTTTTGAAGGAAGAAGTGTTATGCTTGACGCGTGGTGGATTTCCACTTTTCCGGGACTCGCGATAGTGATAACCGTTATTGGATTCAACCTGCTGGGCGACGGTCTGCGGGACGCCTTTGATCCGATGCACTTTACATAA
- a CDS encoding V-type ATP synthase subunit F, whose amino-acid sequence MAKRIAVVGNLDSVSYFRILGCRIFETVGGELTNENIELLKKDQFEIIFVTEEVFLKYREFFRDELSREGSSVTIIPDIRGAVWKDGKPSSSGVSVEETRKAVIRAIGQDISGS is encoded by the coding sequence TTGGCTAAAAGGATCGCGGTTGTGGGGAATTTGGATTCAGTTTCTTATTTTAGAATACTCGGATGCAGGATATTTGAAACTGTGGGAGGGGAGTTGACGAACGAAAATATAGAGCTGTTAAAGAAGGACCAATTTGAAATTATATTTGTCACAGAAGAGGTATTTTTGAAATACAGGGAATTTTTCAGAGATGAACTTAGCAGGGAAGGTTCGTCAGTTACAATAATCCCCGATATAAGAGGAGCCGTCTGGAAAGATGGTAAGCCTTCGTCAAGCGGAGTTTCTGTGGAGGAAACAAGAAAGGCCGTGATAAGAGCTATCGGTCAGGATATATCCGGTTCTTAA